The genomic region GCTCGTTGCGGTTCGTATCCATAAGCGACTGGACAAACTGGGTGCCGTGACTGGACGACACGAAGAGGTTGCCGATGCCCTTGTTGCTCGAAAGCACATCAATGGCGAGCGAGTGCGTCGTCGACTCAACGATCGTGTACGCgttctcgacgaggtcgggaAGGACTGAGTGAGGGAATTGAGCCTGGTTCCACGCCTTGCCGTCGGTGCTGACGTAGAGCTGCATCGGGTTGGCATTTccgtccttgccctcgccggGCGACTTGACCGCCACGACCATGAACTTGCTCACGATACCcatgccgacgacgccgcgtGCCTGCTTTCCGATGCCGAGATCGACGTACTCCTTGCTCTCGAACCAGTCCTGCGACTGGAACAGTCGCGCATCCTCGTACTTCTGCTGtccgtcctcggccttggccgagAATGCGACGCAGAAGATGAGGCTCTCGGgtgcctccacctccttcttcgTACGGGCAAACTTACACTCGGAGGTGAGCGCTAGCatcttgcgcgcctcggtGCGGAACGCATCCTTGGTGTAGAATGTCTCGTCCCAGCACGTCTGCGAGCTGCCCCATGGCCACTTGATGCCGCCACCCTTCTCGCACGCGGTGCCCTGGAACAAGATCCAGTCTGGTTGCGTAGCATGAAACGAGAGTGGCGaagacgagcgcgtcgctTCGCGCCCAGTCTCGAATGACAGCCACGACTCGCCGCGGTTGTGCGTAACCCAGTGCTTCTTGTGTTTGCCAATCACAAACGCAATCTCCTTACTGAATGGGTGCTCGAAGACCTTGAACACTTCCGTGACCTGCTCGACCTGCGACCATGTCTTGCCCTCGTTCGTGGACCTTTGCAATGAACTGTCCGACTCGTGCATCAAGACgacctggggtcagctgcATCCGTGGCTGGACTCAcctccgagtcgtcgaAGTAGAAGAGTTTCTTTGGGTACTGCTTGAAGCGAGTAATCGTAACTTCgggcgcggcgtgggcgagcGGCAGAAGCATCACGCTCACAAGAGCcgcgagcagcagcagcagtacCGGTGCTGCGCCGCGGCTTGCCCTAGGTATCCGGGCCATGGCGCAGACGCCGGGATTTCGAGACGTAAAGCGAACGTGGAGGTGCGCGTGGGTATCTCCGTAAGCCAGTGAGGTGTCAGGTGCAAGCGATCTGCCGTGTTTCTGGTCGTTGAGGTAGTGGCAAAGGGAGATGTTTTAATAAAGTGAGATAAGTGTGATGGTGAGAGATGTcccacgtcgacgaggtacgGCACGCGTATCACTCGGGTAGGCTGCCTCTTGCGCGTCATTACTGTACTGTAACAAACCAAGAGCTTCAGGCACATTAACTCAAACGGGTCATCACTTGTTCAATCCTCCCCCTTACAATCTCAACAACCCTCCTAAATTTCAATGAAGAGCATTCTTGTTGTCAGTTTGCTCCTCCTTTCTACTTCAACCACATCCCATCTACCTGGTGAGTACCTCCCATCATCTGGCCTAGCAAGCAGTCATCATGATGTTTTACATTATCTACATTGTCCGACCACACCGTGGAGACACACACCTATCAAACTTACTACTGAATCCCACCTCATCGCCCATCCGGACCAAGCTGACAGACAGCGCGCACGCCCAGGACTTGGCTCATAGGTAGGCTTGTAGCATAGTATGTAGCTGAGTGAAGGATGAACTTTTATCGTGCGGGCGCATCGGCGCTAGACCACCTGGACAAGCACCAGGGCAGTGTCAAGggctcgctcgccgcggccaGGATCAAGGCGGACGCGGGAGAGGCGAAGCGtatcctcgccctcgtgaTTGAGACGCTGAAATGTACGCTGCCTCAATAATGCGCTGACTCAGACCGCGACGTGATCCTCGAACTCCTTGAAAAGGTGCCCCTGCTGAAGCTCGAGAGGGAGACTTTCAGGCCAAAGGgaacgccgagctcgcggaaCCTCATCATCGTGCTGCTGCATGATTTGCTGTTCTCGACTCGCGCGCGGATCGAGGCTTCGGACAAGTGGCCGCCCAAGGCTGCCGTCGCACGTCACCAGGCccgcctcaaggccgagctggtGCGTATCCAGTTACGTGCTGGGGTATCGTCGGTGCGTGAGCTGGGCCGCACCGCCAGCGCAGACGTGCAGGCCCGCTATGTCCGCTGGAATCCGAACATTGATGCGAGTCGCGCAGAGGATTGGTCCCTCCCAGCACTACACAAGCACCTCGCGACCAAAGGGTTCACGCAcatcgaggaggctgtGTACCCCGTTCCGAGCCGCAAGTACTTCATGGACCCACATCTGCCGGATtacctcctcgtcttcccGCCCGAGACGAGCTGGTGGGCTGGAGACCGGTGGTACGAGGCGGGCGCTGTTGTGCTGCAGGACAAAGCGAGTTGTttccccgccgccgtgatcatgggcgagtgggacggcggcgagtgcATCGACGGCACAGCGGCGCCGGGAAACAAGACGAGTCTAATGTCCGCACTCATGGGCAACAAGGGAACACTGTATGCGTTCGAGAAGAGCGCACACCGCTtcaagacgctcgagaAGATGCTCGCACGCGCGGGATGCAGCAACACCTCCGCCACGCGAGGCGACTTCACCCAAGCCGATCCCGCCGATTACCCGAACGTCACGCGCattctcctcgaccccaGCTGCAGTGGGTCAGGTATCGTGAACCGCCTCGATTACCTTGTCGAGCAGGACGAGACTGAGGACGATGAccgcctcgacaagctcgctgCGTTCCAGCTGCAGATGATCCAGCACGCATTCAAGTTCCCGGCTGTCAAGCGCATCGTGTACTCGACCTGCTCTATCCAtgctgaggaggacgagcgcgtcgtcgtcaaggcgctcaagtCTGGCGGCGGAAAGTGGCGGGTAGCACCCCGCGCCTCCGTACTGCCGGCATGGGagaggcgagggcgcgtggaggagcttgggacggatgccgagggcgtcatCCGCTGCTTGCCCGAGGACAAGACCAACGGTTTCTTCGTCTCCTGCTTTGAGCGTGTGGAAGGGGGCATgaaggaggggaaggggtcAAAGAGTGCGAAGCGGCCGCGTGAAGAAGAGGTGGTAGAGGAGGAAGCAGCGGCTGAGGACGACAACGTCGCCGGCGAACccaaggagctcaagcccaagacggcggcgcagctTGAACGTGCGCGCCGCAAGAAGCAGCAGCAGAAGCAGAAGAAGCGGCGGACCTAGAGATTAGATGCAATGCTACGATACATGGGTCTACTCCTTGCCTGCTGCGGaccgcgcctcggcctcagcagcctccttctcgagctgctcTGGCGTCTTCCACAcgtccttggcggcgtGCATGACCTCGTACAGCTGCCCGATCTGCTCATTATTGAGGCTGTCAAGCACCTCTGGGTCGAGTCTGCGGCCCTGCCACTTGCCCTCTGAATCGGTGAGGCCAcgctcaatctcctcgaggTAGGCCTTCCACTGCGTGAGGAAGGCGACAATGTGCACGGGGTTGTCGGTGGAACGAGTGGCCCGGAACTCGGACTTGACGTACGCGTCACCCATGAAGCGCATCTCGTGGGGGAGGCTGCGGTGCACGCGCAGGAGGCGACGGTAGaggctggagtcagcggCCGGCGGCAAAACCCAAATGATAGGGTTCCGGCGAAGCGGCCCAACTCACGGGATTGGAGGGATGAGCTGGGCACTAGCCTGGGTGAGGCTGAGGGGGACACGGCCGGCCGTGGCGCGGAGTACTGAGGAGGGAATCATGCCGtttgttgttgttgaggTGGACTGGTAATGTGGAGGTTGATCAGAAATCTCGATATTGTAGATGATTCCATGATGATCGGTTCAAGTCGGTAGTGGACACGTGACTTGGCTCTCACCTTTGTActtccacctccacctccacctccacctccacctccaccctcaccctcaccctcagcCTAAACGCACACGACATGCACGCGGATCTTGTGCCTGAGTGTAAAGCCTGGATGTGAGCCGTGATGAGCGGGTGTGAGCGGGGTGAGCGGGGTGAGCGGGGTGTGCGGATTTCTAAAGTCCGCCTTGGGGTTTTATTCCTAGGTGCCTGATAAGTATggccgaggatgccgaCCAAAGTCCGAAAGGGTAGTCTTATCAAACGCTCAAACTGTTCGAAATCACGACCAGATTGTTGGAAACTGGCCGACATTTTACCCTGAAACATATTGGCTCTGACGTCTTTCAAGCGAATTCAAGCCCTACGAACATGCCAACATTAGTGCCTGCGCATCAAACAAATCCAAAGCCCTAGGGCCTAGGATCCTAGGATCCTGCAGTACTGCAGTCTTACAAGTTGAAAGTCACCAGCGGCCAGCGGGTAATATCAGGTATATCAGGGGTACATAACAGGAGCGAGAAGGTAGCTTAGTAACATAGCTTAGTCGGGTAATTGGGCTACAAAGATGGGCCTACGCCGAGTGGGCCGATATCACAAAGAGTGGCCCCGCATCATGTTAGGATCCGTGCGCCCCACATCCAAATCCACATCCATACACATCCGCGTCAATgtcaacgtcgacgtccacAAACGAATACCGGATCAGATCATGCCTTCATCGCGCACATGGTCCCCTGATTCTTGCCTCTGATGGTCTCATGGTATGGCAGGGGCTCGGGAATGTCACAGCATTCATGGTCACAGCGTTCAAAAGATCAAAAGAGCTTGGCCGTTTCAAGGGTATTGCAGGCATTGCGGCACGGTCCAACTGGTTCAGCACCGTGTAAATTTGGTTAGTCAACAGTCAGCGTTATGCAGGGTACACATAGTCGTACACAGGGCCGAGGGGCCGAGTCCAACTCGGGCTGAGCAAAGCGTAACAAACAAGACAAAGGGACTCACCGACACCGGAGTGTCTGTTCCAGAAGCATACGACAATGTATTGTTTCAATTAGCTAAATGATTAGCCAAGAAACTAATCAACTTCTGTGGGCTAGTCTGTCTCACCCGGAGAGGTCGGCCGATTCGGACGTGGTGCACCTGGCTTGAACTTGGCCCACAAGCAAAGCCGCCAAATGATGCATGCCAAAAGACGCAGTGCTGGCGACCAACTCGatcttcctctccatcacTCAACTCGAGCTCAATACACttgaccttcctcccacgcCGTGCGCAGCCGGAGAGACCTCTGACTCGCCTTCCGAACCCCATCCACCTATTCAACGCCGACCCCGTGCATCTCGCCGCTTTCCCCACACTTGAATATCATGGTGAGTATGGTGACAAAGGCTTTGGGCCCCCTCTTGAGCAAGGCCTCGTGGTTCGTGGTTTGGGACGAGCCTTTTTGTGCTGTATGGCGGCATCTAGGGCGAGAGGTCCAAGGACCGAACAATGCCGAACATCCGTGACGTGCTCCACATCCATGTCTCATGGCTCATGACACAACGTGCTGCTTTTACTGGGGCCAAATCCCTCTGAGCGGGCTCTAGCGGTACGCACGGCGACTTGTCATGCCTCTGCTCTTCTGCCTTTGTACACCTCTACTTGTAAACCCCTTCGGTCATAGGTCCACTCTACCGCCCATCGGCCCCCCCTCCGGGCCTACCAAGTCCTCCCTTCCACCGTTCCACCGTTCCACCGTCATTGCAATCTCCCCACCTCGGCCCGCCCACTTGACTACCTCGAAAGTGGTTACCGTGCGAAGCCAAGTTAGGTCTGGTTGACCCTGCCGACTTTTGCCCTTACCTGGCTTTGAAGCTTTGGACCCACCGAGGGACCAAAGGACTAAGGCCAAAGGAAAGGATGGATGTAAACCACCCCGTTGCTCCGTAAACTACTACCGTGCTGCcccaacccctcctccctcccccccctTTCCCCTTCTCTCTCCTATAACCCCTTTGACACCCACAATCGTCATCCCATTTATAAACGCTCACCACATCCTTCACTCTTCAGCTCCCCTCCCTTCTCCGCACTACAGCGCCGGTTCGCAACTCTATCCTCCGCACCACCCCCACCCTTATCGCAAACATGAGCTCCGCTACCTTCGAACGCATCAAGGTCAAGAACCCCGtcgtcgagatggacggTGACGAGATGACTCGCATCATCTGGAAGAAGATCCGTGAGGAGCTCATCCTTCCCTACCTTGACATCGACCTCAAGTACTACGACCTCGGCATGGAGAACCGTGATGCTGTGAGTATTGATTCAATGCTTCTCGCTATCATCCTCGGTGAACTCGTCACTGTTTGGCATGGCGTGGTTGTCATCCCCCAAACCGGGAGATTCCAAATAGCTGAAGATTGGAACGGGCCGACCGGCCCCGGCCGGGCATTCATTCCCCCGGGCTTTTCCCAAACCCCAAGACGCTGGAGATCACTAGACTGACACGCAGAccgacgacaaggtcaCCGTCGAGTCCGCCGAGGCCACGCTCAAGTacaacgtcgccgtcaAGTGCGCCACCATCACCCCCGATGAGGCCCGTGTTGAGGAgttcaagctcaagaagatGTGGAAGTCGCCCAACGGCACCGTGAGTTACCGCCCTGCCAATCGCAGTATGCCGAAAACCGCAATTCCTGTCACCACACCATGACATGGGACGAGCAGTTTGGCCATGACCGATTGCGAGAGGCCGCAGGATACGCGAGCTGACAGAGCAGATCCGTAACATCCTCGGCGGTACCGTGTTCCGTGAGCCCATCATGCTCAAGGACCTTCCCAAGCCCGTTCCAGGATGGACCAAGCCCATCATCATCGGCCGCCACGCCTTTGGTGACCAGTACCGCTCGACCGACCTGATCGTTCCCGGCCCCGGCAAGCTCACCCTCAAGTTCGTTCCCGAGAACGGTGGTGAGGagtccgagctcgaggtctTCCAGTTCCAGAGCCCCGGCGTCGCCATGTCGATGTACAACACCGACGAGTCGATTGTCGGCTTCGCCCACTCCTCGTTCAAGATGGCTATTTCCAAGAAGATGCCCCTCTACATGTCGACCAAGAACACTATCCTTAAGAAGTACGACGGTCGCTTCAAGGACATCTTCGCCGAGGTCTTCGAGGCCGACTACAAGACTGAGTTCGAGAAGCTCGGCATCTGGTACGAGCACCgcctcatcgacgacatggtCGCCCAGGTGATCAAGTCGGACGGTGGCTTCGTTTGGGCGTGCAAGAACtacgacggcgacgtcaTGTCTGACGTTCTTGCCCAGGGCTACGGCTCGCTCGGCATGATGACTTCGGAGCTCATCACCCccgacggcaaggtcatggaggccgaggccgcccaCGGCACTGTCACCCGCCACTACCGCCAGTGGCAGAAGGGCCAGAAGACCTCGACCAACCCCGTTGCGTCGATCTTCGCCTGGACCCGTGGTCTTTCGTTCcgtgccaagctcgacaacacccccgagctcgcgcagttcgccgaggcgctcgaggccgcctGTGTCGACGTCATCAACGCCGGCATCATGACCAAGGACCTTGCCCTCTCGATGAAGGGCAAGGCCATGACCGACGCTGACTGGGCCACCACCGACGAGTACATGGACGCCGTCAACAAGAACCTCCAGCAGAAGCTCCAGGCTCGCAAGAACAAGCTCTAAGCGCgttctctcttctctccccAGGTGGGAGAATCGGGGGCAGCATAATAGGCGCAGCTCCCGTATCACCGTAGGCACTACGTGTGCAGGCATCATAAAAATGTAGCCGACACCGCAGCGAGGCTGCACCGTCCATAGGACGGGTATGCATATACAGATATACCCATTACGATGTGAGGGGACAGAGAGCGCGTAGCGTCTGAGCATTAGCCAGGTCATGAGCAGACGAGAGTCACTGATGGGAAGCCCATCGGCTGTAGCATAACTGATACGTCTATGTCTGTGTACATCAAGCCACGAGCCGGACGAGATCGCTACCGAGCAgtgcggctgcggcgcctTGACTCATGATACCTTTGCATGCCATCGCCTCAGATTTGCACCGGGCTATCGGGCCGTTGAACCGTATCTCGCCTCATCAACCCCCATGTCACCGTCCGGCCATATGCGACACGGGACTCAGGGTTCCCCGCAATCTGGCGCCACTTTGCGCCACAGCAATGGACGGCCATGAGCGGAACGCCACTCCGCTCAACGCGGGGCCTCGTCAACGTGGGCCAAGATAGCGCCGGACGCGCCGACTCGCCCGCAAAGGCCCATCTTGCTGTCCATGTGGTGCAGACTAAGTAGAATCGACACGGCCGCCAATACCAATGCAGAGGACTTGATGTTCTTCTCGTCAAAAGAAGACGTTGCGCGCTGAACCCGAAAGCTGGAGGCACCGATAAAGCCCACGGCAATACCATGCACGATAAGAGCTTCGGCGTTTCCGGGTCCCGATGCCGATACCGAATCCGAAAAGTCATCGTTTTCGAATCCTAAAAGGCGCAAAGGCGTGCGTTTCGGTCTTTGCGGGGATTTGGCCGTAACCATACAAACAGCCGTTGCATGCCGGATTCCGATCAAGTTTGACAGTTTCAGGACTGATACGCCGAACGCCGTACAGGGAGCACAGGCTGCACAGGCTGCACAGGGAGGTGAGATCGTGATGAGTGGAGAATCCTTCGGATAAACTGGGGAGGTAGCCGGACAACACGGCCATCTCCGCTGCCACAGTCCCGGTTGACTGGAGCTTGACGTTCTCGTGGTCACTGGTGCAACGCGACCCTCTGCACTATCTTACGTGGCCCAAAACCATTGTGACCGCTCAAAGCGCCACCCTCGCTTGCTCTTGCATCTGTCCGCAGACAGGTTCACTGGGAGGAGCGTCGTTGGTGTAAAttggagtggaggtggatgtTGGGGAAAGTGGTGTGGCAGATCGCGCCTGACCCTCGCCACACTTACTCCCGTAACAGACTTGGAGGGGTCATTCGTCTGGCATGTCGTAGATCAAGCGGGTCTACTCCCACCTCCAACGGGTAGGCCCAGTGATGGGGAACCATGGATCGCCCTTTGGCCTGGAACCCAGAACTAGACTCCCAGGTTGGTTCTGAGACGTTCCAGGGCGGAGCTCGGTTTCGAGTAGAACTGCAGAGAAATAGACCTCAACAGACCCAGAATTGGGTAAATGCAACCGACGATGCGGGGGGGCCAGTGATTGAGAGTGTCGGAATGAGGTTGCTTCAACACccaggacgtcgacgaaAACCGAACATATATATACCGGGAGTCGATGCGGAGGTCGCTCTCTTGTCTTTTGACGCTGTCGTCAGGTGTAGGCACGGCTAGCTTGTCGTCCTCTACTACCGTTCCGGCCAACGAAGAAAATTCAATTCATTCGTTCAGAAGAGCCCGCGGTTCAGCGCGGGAATGGGTATCCTACTTATGGAGTACCATTGCTAGGAGCTCAGTTGGAGCAGCCCTTGGCTCGCTTGCAGATGCAGACAACCTGGCTGATTCCGCCGAAGAGAGTGTCCTTGAAGATGGCGCTCTGGTCGAGTTAAAACTTGAGAGGATCACACCTCCAAAGATCCTCTTTGTGTTCCCCTTGCCTTGCCGGTGTGGCGTGAGTTTCATTGTATGATGCTACGAGGCTTCTCTAAACGAGTCCAACTGACGACACCGATTCCCGGTACCTCTGTGGTAGAAGGCAGCGTTACAGACCGCTGAatccttgtcgtcgtcgatccCCTAACACAATT from Cutaneotrichosporon cavernicola HIS019 DNA, chromosome: 2 harbors:
- a CDS encoding uncharacterized protein (Belongs to the class I-like SAM-binding methyltransferase superfamily. RsmB NOP family), encoding MKSILVVSLLLLSTSTTSHLPARTPRTWLIDHLDKHQGSVKGSLAAARIKADAGEAKRILALVIETLKYRDVILELLEKVPLLKLERETFRPKGTPSSRNLIIVLLHDLLFSTRARIEASDKWPPKAAVARHQARLKAELVRIQLRAGVSSVRELGRTASADVQARYVRWNPNIDASRAEDWSLPALHKHLATKGFTHIEEAVYPVPSRKYFMDPHLPDYLLVFPPETSWWAGDRWYEAGAVVLQDKASCFPAAVIMGEWDGGECIDGTAAPGNKTSLMSALMGNKGTLYAFEKSAHRFKTLEKMLARAGCSNTSATRGDFTQADPADYPNVTRILLDPSCSGSGIVNRLDYLVEQDETEDDDRLDKLAAFQLQMIQHAFKFPAVKRIVYSTCSIHAEEDERVVVKALKSGGGKWRVAPRASVLPAWERRGRVEELGTDAEGVIRCLPEDKTNGFFVSCFERVEGGMKEGKGSKSAKRPREEEVVEEEAAAEDDNVAGEPKELKPKTAAQLERARRKKQQQKQKKRRT
- a CDS encoding uncharacterized protein (Carbon utilization by utilization of organic compounds-related protein) produces the protein MIPSSVLRATAGRVPLSLTQASAQLIPPIPLYRRLLRVHRSLPHEMRFMGDAYVKSEFRATRSTDNPVHIVAFLTQWKAYLEEIERGLTDSEGKWQGRRLDPEVLDSLNNEQIGQLYEVMHAAKDVWKTPEQLEKEAAEAEARSAAGKE
- the IDP1 gene encoding uncharacterized protein (Belongs to the isocitrate and isopropylmalate dehydrogenases family), which encodes MLPSLLRTTAPVRNSILRTTPTLIANMSSATFERIKVKNPVVEMDGDEMTRIIWKKIREELILPYLDIDLKYYDLGMENRDATDDKVTVESAEATLKYNVAVKCATITPDEARVEEFKLKKMWKSPNGTIRNILGGTVFREPIMLKDLPKPVPGWTKPIIIGRHAFGDQYRSTDLIVPGPGKLTLKFVPENGGEESELEVFQFQSPGVAMSMYNTDESIVGFAHSSFKMAISKKMPLYMSTKNTILKKYDGRFKDIFAEVFEADYKTEFEKLGIWYEHRLIDDMVAQVIKSDGGFVWACKNYDGDVMSDVLAQGYGSLGMMTSELITPDGKVMEAEAAHGTVTRHYRQWQKGQKTSTNPVASIFAWTRGLSFRAKLDNTPELAQFAEALEAACVDVINAGIMTKDLALSMKGKAMTDADWATTDEYMDAVNKNLQQKLQARKNKL